A single region of the Salvia splendens isolate huo1 chromosome 18, SspV2, whole genome shotgun sequence genome encodes:
- the LOC121775870 gene encoding sugar carrier protein C-like produces MAGGGFDSTPRKGKEYPGKLTAHVIVTCVVAAMGGLIFGYDIGISGGVTSMDSFLEKFFPSVYRKEKADKSTNQYCKFDSVPLTLFTSSLYLAALASSIVAATVTRKLGRKLSMLFGGVLFCAGALINGFAYSVWMLILGRLLLGAGIGFANQSVPLYLSEMAPYKYRGALNIGFQLSITTGILAANVLNYGFAKIKGGWGWRLSLGGAMVPALIITVGSLVLPETPNSLIERGSQEKARSELRKIRGVSDVDEEFNDLVAASAASKKVDDPWRNLLQRKYRPHLTMAVMIPFFQQFTGINVIMFYAPVLFKTIGFGASASLMSAIVTGAVNVGATLVSIVTVDRWGRRFLFLQGGIQMLICQIAVSVLIGMKFGVDGNPGVLPKWYAGVVVMFICIYVAGFAWSWGPLGWLVPSEIFPLEIRSAAQSLTVGVNMIFTFIVAQVFLSMLCHMKFGLFLFFGFFVLVMTFFIYFLLPETRNVPIEEMAMVWKNHKFWSRFMDDDDEIDQQRQ; encoded by the exons ATGGCTGGTGGTGGTTTCGACTCCACCCCCCGCAAGGGGAAGGAATATCCCGGCAAATTGACAGCGCACGTGATTGTCACGTGTGTTGTCGCGGCCATGGGTGGCCTTATTTTTGGTTACGATATCGGAATTTccg GTGGTGTGACATCCATGGATTCTTTCTTGGAGAAGTTCTTCCCATCCGTGTACCGGAAAGAGAAAGCGGACAAGTCGACGAATCAGTACTGCAAATTCGACAGCGTGCCGCTGACTCTGTTCACGTCGTCGCTGTACTTGGCGGCGCTGGCGTCTTCCATTGTGGCGGCGACTGTCACCAGAAAACTAGGGAGGAAGCTCTCAATGCTCTTCGGTGGCGTGCTTTTCTGCGCCGGCGCTCTCATCAACGGCTTCGCTTACTCCGTCTGGATGCTCATTCTCGGCCGCCTTCTTCTCGGAGCGGGAATCGGTTTTGCCAATCAG TCGGTACCGCTCTACCTTTCGGAGATGGCGCCGTACAAATACAGAGGCGCATTGAACATCGGCTTCCAGCTGTCGATCACGACGGGCATCCTCGCTGCCAACGTGCTCAACTACGGGTTCGCGAAGATCAAAGGAGGGTGGGGCTGGCGGCTGAGCTTGGGCGGCGCGATGGTTCCGGCTCTCATCATCACCGTTGGATCACTCGTCCTCCCAGAGACCCCCAACTCCCTCATCGAGCGCGGGAGTCAAGAAAAAGCCCGCTccgagttgagaaaaatccgcGGCGTCTCTGACGTGGACGAGGAGTTCAACGACCTTGTGGCGGCCAGCGCGGCCTCCAAGAAGGTGGACGACCCCTGGAGGAACCTCCTCCAGAGGAAGTACCGGCCCCACCTCACCATGGCCGTGATGATCCCTTTCTTCCAGCAGTTTACCGGGATCAACGTCATCATGTTTTACGCTCCCGTGTTGTTTAAGACCATCGGGTTCGGCGCCTCTGCCTCCTTGATGTCGGCTATTGTCACGGGTGCTGTCAACGTTGGCGCGACGTTGGTTTCAATCGTCACCGTTGATCGTTGGGGCCGACGCTTCCTTTTCCTCCAAGGAGGAATCCAAATGCTTATATGTCAG ATTGCTGTATCCGTTCTCATTGGGATGAAATTCGGGGTAGATGGAAACCCGGGGGTGCTGCCCAAGTGGTACGCGGGCGTGGTGGTGATGTTTATTTGCATCTACGTGGCCGGGTTCGCGTGGTCGTGGGGCCCGCTTGGATGGCTGGTGCCTAGTGAGATTTTCCCGCTCGAGATTCGGTCAGCGGCCCAGAGTTTGACCGTTGGGGTCAATATGATCTTCACTTTTATTGTGGCTCAGGTGTTTTTGTCTATGCTATGCCACATGAAGTTCGGGTTGTTCTTGTTTTTCGGATTCTTCGTGCTGGTGATGACCTTCTTCATATACTTTTTACTGCCCGAGACGAGGAATGTTCCGATCGAGGAGATGGCGATGGTGTGGAAGAACCACAAGTTCTGGTCGAGATTCATGGACGATGATGATGAAATCGATCAACAAAGACAGTGA
- the LOC121777186 gene encoding putative PAP-specific phosphatase, mitochondrial isoform X1 — MARRRRRGSRSRHGCFHPHRGLSIPAASIQPLVPRNSPSMCPLRKVAVEPSFRREGVKYHKHLQTAVDVVERACHLCVDVQKSLFSSDENIIEKIDQTPVTVTDFGVQALISLEMSKLFPSIPLVAEEDSGFVCENNLASAVFAEVTDKSSVSDKELSEEDILKAIDRGGKDAYLFGPEPTTYWILDPIDGTRGFVKGSEALYVVGLALVVEGEIVLGVMGCPNWKDSDSDVLNTDGAEENVSRSGIIMISHVGCGTWRTRLWESPNSNVKMARNWIRCVVDGLHEAGEARYCIPESQTWESLPLSTQYSATTCANNVGEKQILLLPACCGSLCKYLMVASGRASTFIARARRKRTIKVWDHAVGVICIHEAGGKGVR, encoded by the exons ATGGCTCGTAGACGTCGTCGTGGTTCGCGCTCCCGCCATGGATGTTTTCATCCACACCGCGGCCTCTCGATTCCCGCCGCCTCCATCCAGCCGCTCGTCCCGCGCAACTCTCCGTCAATGTGCCCTCTCCGTAAG GTCGCAGTTGAGCCTTCCTTTCGTAGAGAAGGAGTAAAGTACCATAAGCATCTCCAAACAGCTGTTGATGTGGTCGAGCGCGCCTGCCATCTCTGTGTTGac GTGCAAAAGTCATTGTTTTCTAGTGATGAAAATATCATTGAGAAAATCGATCAGACACCAGTTACTGTTACTGATTTTGGAGTTCAAGCTCTTATTAGCCTCG AGATGAGCAAACTATTTCCTTCAATTCCACTGGTAGCTGAGGAGGATTCAGGGTTCGTGTGTGAAAATAATCTAGCAAGTGCGGTTTTTGCTGAGGTTACAGACAAGTCATCTGTCAGTGATAAAGAATTGAGTGAAGAAGACATTTTAAAGGCAATTGATAGAGGGGGGAAAGATGCTTATTTGTTTGGACCTGAGCCAACTACTTATTGG ATATTGGATCCTATTGATGGGACAAGAGGATTTGTCAAAGGTAGTGAGGCTCTCTATGTG GTAGGTTTGGCTTTAGTAGTTGAAGGGGAGATTGTTTTAGGTGTTATGGGATGCCCAAACTGGAAGGATAGTGATTCTGATGTATTGAACACTGATGGAGCTGAGGAAAATGTTTCCAGATCTGGGATTATTATGATATCTCATGTTGGCTGTGGAACATGGAGAACAAGACTATGGGAATCGCCGAATAGCAATGTCAAAATGGCTCGTAACTGGATTAGGTGTGTGGTTGATGGGCTTCACGAGGCCGGTGAAGCGCGATATTGTATTCCAGAGAGTCAAACATGGGAGTCATTACCCTTATCTACTCAGTATAGTGCAACTACTTGTGCTAACAATGTTGGAGAGAAACAGATTCTTCTTCTTCCTGCTTGCTGTGGAAG TCTCTGTAAGTATCTGATGGTGGCATCTGGAAGGGCATCTACTTTCATAGCGCGTGCAAGGAGAAAAAGAACTATAAAG GTCTGGGATCATGCTGTGGGAGTCATATGCATTCATGAAGCAGGAGGAAAG GGGGTGCGGTGA
- the LOC121777186 gene encoding putative PAP-specific phosphatase, mitochondrial isoform X2 gives MDVFIHTAASRFPPPPSSRSSRATLRQCALSVAVEPSFRREGVKYHKHLQTAVDVVERACHLCVDVQKSLFSSDENIIEKIDQTPVTVTDFGVQALISLEMSKLFPSIPLVAEEDSGFVCENNLASAVFAEVTDKSSVSDKELSEEDILKAIDRGGKDAYLFGPEPTTYWILDPIDGTRGFVKGSEALYVVGLALVVEGEIVLGVMGCPNWKDSDSDVLNTDGAEENVSRSGIIMISHVGCGTWRTRLWESPNSNVKMARNWIRCVVDGLHEAGEARYCIPESQTWESLPLSTQYSATTCANNVGEKQILLLPACCGSLCKYLMVASGRASTFIARARRKRTIKVWDHAVGVICIHEAGGKVCTL, from the exons ATGGATGTTTTCATCCACACCGCGGCCTCTCGATTCCCGCCGCCTCCATCCAGCCGCTCGTCCCGCGCAACTCTCCGTCAATGTGCCCTCTCC GTCGCAGTTGAGCCTTCCTTTCGTAGAGAAGGAGTAAAGTACCATAAGCATCTCCAAACAGCTGTTGATGTGGTCGAGCGCGCCTGCCATCTCTGTGTTGac GTGCAAAAGTCATTGTTTTCTAGTGATGAAAATATCATTGAGAAAATCGATCAGACACCAGTTACTGTTACTGATTTTGGAGTTCAAGCTCTTATTAGCCTCG AGATGAGCAAACTATTTCCTTCAATTCCACTGGTAGCTGAGGAGGATTCAGGGTTCGTGTGTGAAAATAATCTAGCAAGTGCGGTTTTTGCTGAGGTTACAGACAAGTCATCTGTCAGTGATAAAGAATTGAGTGAAGAAGACATTTTAAAGGCAATTGATAGAGGGGGGAAAGATGCTTATTTGTTTGGACCTGAGCCAACTACTTATTGG ATATTGGATCCTATTGATGGGACAAGAGGATTTGTCAAAGGTAGTGAGGCTCTCTATGTG GTAGGTTTGGCTTTAGTAGTTGAAGGGGAGATTGTTTTAGGTGTTATGGGATGCCCAAACTGGAAGGATAGTGATTCTGATGTATTGAACACTGATGGAGCTGAGGAAAATGTTTCCAGATCTGGGATTATTATGATATCTCATGTTGGCTGTGGAACATGGAGAACAAGACTATGGGAATCGCCGAATAGCAATGTCAAAATGGCTCGTAACTGGATTAGGTGTGTGGTTGATGGGCTTCACGAGGCCGGTGAAGCGCGATATTGTATTCCAGAGAGTCAAACATGGGAGTCATTACCCTTATCTACTCAGTATAGTGCAACTACTTGTGCTAACAATGTTGGAGAGAAACAGATTCTTCTTCTTCCTGCTTGCTGTGGAAG TCTCTGTAAGTATCTGATGGTGGCATCTGGAAGGGCATCTACTTTCATAGCGCGTGCAAGGAGAAAAAGAACTATAAAG GTCTGGGATCATGCTGTGGGAGTCATATGCATTCATGAAGCAGGAGGAAAGGTATGCACCCTCTAG